A region from the Lentimonas sp. CC4 genome encodes:
- a CDS encoding PEP-CTERM sorting domain-containing protein (PEP-CTERM proteins occur, often in large numbers, in the proteomes of bacteria that also encode an exosortase, a predicted intramembrane cysteine proteinase. The presence of a PEP-CTERM domain at a protein's C-terminus predicts cleavage within the sorting domain, followed by covalent anchoring to some some component of the (usually Gram-negative) cell surface. Many PEP-CTERM proteins exhibit an unusual sequence composition that includes large numbers of potential glycosylation sites. Expression of one such protein has been shown restore the ability of a bacterium to form floc, a type of biofilm.), whose protein sequence is MNHLNKEPRLLSAAAVISLLAVTSSFAETFTWTGTDSGDWNDIDNWTSDGASAKPSDIETGDVVINNTTNLDQIIRGNTTINSLEFGSSNLGGTTIGLIAGNGTTARNLTFSATSGNSTLTIDAASTGDKIFNNLGKVRLTSNLDIVHNGADDLRFNSEVTGSENLSITGSGVTYLDGANTYTGNTTINAGSTLRSTSGAGSEFAFKIGANGVNNAMLGTGSVFLHTTFVLDLSTASTIVGSEWLILDVDNLTESYRSTFAVASENGGFTEASGLWSITENGVDYEFAELTGMLTVVPEPGTYALLAGLTGLTYVMLRRRRA, encoded by the coding sequence ATGAATCACTTAAACAAAGAACCCCGACTGTTGTCTGCTGCGGCAGTCATTTCATTACTGGCTGTGACCAGTTCGTTCGCTGAGACTTTCACCTGGACAGGCACCGACAGCGGTGACTGGAATGATATTGATAACTGGACATCGGATGGCGCGAGCGCAAAGCCAAGTGATATCGAAACGGGTGATGTTGTGATCAATAATACAACAAACTTAGATCAGATTATCCGAGGGAATACTACCATCAACTCACTCGAGTTTGGAAGCTCGAATCTTGGGGGAACCACTATTGGACTTATCGCCGGAAATGGCACTACCGCTCGTAATTTAACTTTCTCTGCCACTTCCGGGAATTCCACTCTGACGATCGATGCGGCGTCTACTGGGGATAAGATTTTTAACAACCTCGGTAAAGTCAGACTTACCAGTAACTTAGACATCGTTCACAACGGCGCCGACGATTTGAGATTTAACTCTGAAGTCACTGGAAGTGAGAATCTTAGCATAACGGGTTCAGGCGTCACATATCTTGATGGTGCCAATACCTATACTGGTAACACAACGATAAACGCGGGGAGCACCTTGAGATCGACCAGTGGCGCAGGCTCAGAATTTGCCTTCAAAATCGGTGCCAATGGGGTCAACAACGCTATGTTGGGAACGGGATCTGTTTTTCTACATACTACATTCGTTCTTGATCTTAGCACAGCCTCTACCATCGTTGGCAGTGAGTGGCTTATCCTCGACGTGGATAATCTCACCGAGAGCTACCGCTCAACTTTTGCTGTCGCTAGTGAGAATGGTGGCTTTACGGAGGCTAGTGGACTCTGGAGTATCACTGAAAACGGTGTTGACTACGAGTTTGCGGAGCTCACAGGTATGTTGACTGTCGTTCCAGAACCCGGAACTTACGCATTGCTCGCTGGCCTCACTGGTCTGACTTACGTGATGCTTCGTCGTCGTCGCGCTTAG
- a CDS encoding PEP-CTERM sorting domain-containing protein, whose translation MKSTFILAGAVLASTLTSQAAGVVYSTDFTGEEYTQNTGAVVFDDGTTTAVEEWFGSNNGIGIAGGDLSFNNSTANRFRGTGVWLDTSVTGWEAGLVTVEFDVANFVSGADTDLLFQAFAANGVDASNTVSLDLHGAVSGHPVLGNSGTATISALGSEQYITGNGTDVAFTFTYNGTDDFVGLVFAQSNAAGGTAFGSADIDNLSVTVPEPSTYALLAGLTGLTFVMLRRRRA comes from the coding sequence ATGAAAAGCACATTCATTCTCGCAGGCGCAGTGCTTGCTTCAACACTCACTTCGCAGGCGGCGGGTGTCGTCTATAGCACTGATTTCACTGGTGAGGAGTATACTCAAAACACCGGAGCCGTCGTATTTGACGATGGCACAACCACTGCTGTCGAAGAGTGGTTTGGTTCAAACAATGGCATTGGCATTGCTGGTGGAGATCTGTCTTTTAATAATTCTACTGCTAACAGATTCCGGGGGACAGGTGTCTGGCTCGATACATCAGTCACAGGATGGGAAGCTGGACTCGTTACTGTTGAGTTTGATGTGGCCAACTTTGTATCTGGCGCTGATACGGATCTCCTTTTTCAAGCATTCGCTGCGAATGGTGTAGATGCCTCAAATACTGTGAGTTTGGATCTTCATGGAGCGGTCTCTGGTCACCCTGTGCTAGGCAATAGCGGAACCGCTACGATTAGTGCGCTTGGTTCTGAGCAATATATTACCGGCAACGGCACTGATGTAGCTTTCACCTTTACCTATAACGGAACGGATGATTTTGTTGGTTTGGTTTTTGCCCAAAGCAACGCCGCAGGTGGCACGGCTTTTGGGTCTGCTGATATCGATAACCTTTCGGTTACCGTCCCTGAGCCAAGCACTTACGCACTGCTGGCTGGCCTTACAGGCCTGACATTCGTCATGCTACGTCGCCGTCGTGCTTGA
- a CDS encoding PEP-CTERM sorting domain-containing protein, producing MKQILLAITASAIGISAVHSAALTTTAFSSPTKIVAQGNKAISLSVAFPTNYFIETDGESALAIDQWVWGEDSQLDYTAGTYGGGAGQINRRGTLQIMNDAKTTLGLVDVAMNYTLGTGDFVTLELYGWNASETSPALSWGGGSTGDSWNDTTIGVDATTLLNKTYTTGTIVAESVDLGTGYDYYMWRVGRSAGNDVLGNADQTTFSGLSVAVPEPGTYALLAGLTGLTFVMLRRRRP from the coding sequence ATGAAACAAATATTACTAGCGATCACTGCATCTGCCATTGGCATCAGCGCAGTTCATTCGGCAGCGCTTACAACGACTGCATTTTCCTCTCCCACCAAGATTGTAGCTCAGGGTAATAAGGCTATCAGCCTTAGCGTAGCCTTTCCTACAAATTATTTTATTGAAACCGACGGTGAGTCAGCTCTCGCGATTGATCAGTGGGTTTGGGGTGAGGACTCTCAGCTAGACTATACCGCAGGCACGTATGGTGGAGGCGCAGGACAGATCAACCGCCGCGGGACACTTCAGATAATGAATGATGCGAAAACGACGCTAGGACTGGTTGATGTCGCCATGAATTACACGCTCGGAACGGGCGATTTTGTGACGCTTGAACTCTATGGCTGGAATGCTAGCGAGACATCTCCCGCCCTGTCATGGGGAGGTGGTTCCACTGGGGATAGCTGGAATGACACTACCATCGGTGTTGATGCCACGACGTTGTTGAATAAAACCTACACCACGGGCACCATCGTCGCTGAGTCGGTGGATTTAGGGACGGGGTATGACTACTACATGTGGCGTGTTGGTCGTTCTGCTGGAAACGACGTTCTTGGTAATGCTGATCAAACTACCTTTAGCGGTCTCTCAGTTGCCGTTCCTGAGCCGGGCACTTACGCACTGCTCGCTGGCCTCACTGGTCTGACATTCGTCATGCTGCGTCGCCGACGCCCTTAA
- a CDS encoding ATP-binding protein, which translates to MRRLHILLIATLLTGALAAIAADGSQEAAPVELSLSQLEQRLTDIDAALSSLAPTTMRSGVGAVGYQSAAHIEANHTEWVQIDLGAEFPIDQIVLVPTIARDPENGLQASGFPLEFRILAGTANTNRVLASFTVEDGLLPRIAPVTIPVDHLAASWIRLEATLLSPRSWANQRHALKLSEMMVFSGKRNVALQKPVEASSSFRSNSGRHERYLVDGFIPYLMDAAHGEKSAARSLGINRKVGDRSLTIDLGAPTMVNQINLHAVDLSRTVPEAATNDYAFPRRLRITGANDPDFAEQTLLFEYERASIYDAGPITMRSFPETRCRYVRMTVLEDPSSTDLENKKARIGFAEIEILSDGENKALGQPVTAGDGLQDTELTLQRMTDGRNFYGDILPTRDWMNQLARRHELESERPRVMAELTHRYERQKTTLKLATWIIALLLGGGIVLVLIQQILRQRAVFKTRERIAANLHDELGANLHAIGLLGDTVQKVVEQKNASEEWSDLIEIVGDIRELTEETGATARFCTNMLEADGIYQNLVNDMKRMADRLLADLNHDFSILNGHRLNRFQANRRIDLMLFYKESLTNIIRHSNATAVSTTLSIEKKEIFLSICDNGRGTQGQVPPSLKRRARLLGGNVTAESTVDGGTCITIRFCPRRKFLAWRIPELKS; encoded by the coding sequence ATGCGACGACTCCACATATTACTCATAGCCACTCTGCTGACGGGAGCACTTGCGGCCATCGCGGCCGATGGCAGTCAGGAAGCCGCGCCTGTGGAGCTATCTCTATCGCAACTCGAACAGCGACTGACGGATATCGACGCCGCGCTCAGCAGTTTAGCACCTACAACGATGCGCAGCGGCGTCGGTGCCGTGGGCTATCAGTCCGCCGCTCACATAGAGGCCAACCACACCGAGTGGGTGCAGATCGACTTAGGCGCGGAATTCCCCATCGACCAGATCGTGCTGGTGCCCACCATTGCACGTGACCCCGAAAACGGACTTCAGGCTTCCGGCTTCCCACTCGAATTTCGCATTTTGGCAGGCACCGCTAACACGAATCGTGTGCTTGCATCTTTCACTGTCGAAGATGGCCTACTGCCGCGCATTGCCCCTGTCACGATTCCGGTGGATCATCTCGCGGCCTCATGGATCCGCCTTGAAGCCACCCTTCTTTCGCCTCGTAGTTGGGCAAATCAACGTCATGCGCTGAAGCTCTCCGAAATGATGGTGTTCAGCGGCAAGAGAAACGTGGCCTTGCAGAAACCTGTCGAAGCCTCGTCGAGCTTTCGTTCAAATTCAGGCCGTCACGAGCGGTATCTCGTGGACGGCTTCATCCCCTACCTGATGGATGCCGCGCACGGCGAAAAGAGCGCGGCCCGTAGTTTAGGCATTAACCGAAAAGTAGGCGACCGCTCATTGACGATCGACTTGGGAGCACCCACCATGGTGAATCAGATCAATCTGCACGCCGTCGATCTAAGTCGCACGGTTCCAGAGGCCGCCACGAATGACTATGCCTTCCCCCGAAGGCTTCGTATAACAGGAGCCAACGACCCCGATTTCGCTGAGCAGACGCTCCTTTTCGAATACGAAAGAGCATCCATCTACGATGCGGGACCGATCACGATGCGCAGCTTCCCAGAGACTCGTTGCCGCTATGTGCGTATGACCGTTCTTGAAGATCCAAGCAGCACCGATTTAGAAAATAAAAAAGCACGCATCGGTTTTGCTGAAATCGAAATTTTATCGGACGGGGAGAATAAGGCATTAGGCCAGCCAGTCACCGCCGGCGACGGCCTCCAGGACACGGAGCTCACACTGCAACGAATGACGGATGGGCGCAACTTCTATGGAGACATCCTGCCGACGCGGGATTGGATGAACCAACTCGCTCGCCGGCATGAACTGGAATCGGAGCGTCCGCGCGTGATGGCAGAGCTGACCCACCGATATGAACGACAGAAAACGACGCTAAAGCTAGCGACTTGGATCATTGCCCTCTTACTCGGCGGCGGCATCGTTCTTGTGTTGATCCAACAGATACTGCGCCAACGAGCCGTATTCAAAACCCGCGAACGCATCGCAGCCAATCTGCACGACGAGTTGGGCGCCAACCTACACGCAATCGGGCTCTTGGGGGACACTGTCCAAAAAGTTGTTGAGCAGAAAAATGCCTCCGAAGAGTGGTCGGATCTAATTGAAATCGTCGGCGACATCAGGGAGCTCACAGAAGAAACGGGGGCAACCGCTAGGTTTTGCACCAACATGCTTGAGGCAGACGGCATCTACCAAAACTTGGTCAATGACATGAAACGAATGGCAGACCGCTTACTCGCCGACTTGAATCATGACTTTTCGATCCTCAATGGACATCGGCTGAACAGGTTCCAAGCCAATCGACGCATCGACCTGATGCTGTTCTACAAGGAAAGCCTCACCAACATCATTCGCCACTCGAACGCCACCGCAGTCTCGACCACACTCAGTATCGAAAAAAAGGAAATTTTCCTATCGATCTGCGACAACGGACGCGGCACTCAAGGCCAAGTCCCGCCTTCACTGAAACGCCGGGCTCGCCTACTCGGCGGCAACGTGACGGCCGAAAGCACTGTCGATGGGGGGACATGCATCACCATCCGGTTCTGCCCTCGTAGAAAATTTCTCGCGTGGCGAATCCCGGAGCTTAAAAGTTAA
- a CDS encoding response regulator transcription factor, with protein sequence MIKPINVMLVEDSAPYRKAIGHALRVEPDVELVSEFGTAEIALRTLQDLSGQSEPDVVLLDLNLPGMSGLEAIPWFKKYTPKTEIIVLTQSDRESDVLAAVSAGASGYLLKSTTRDNLADSIRTVAGGGAILDTSVAQYLLHTMRQQPPQPSTEEGTLTERELEVLKLIADGQSKKMVANELGISAKTVAIHASHIYEKLNVPNAPAAVSEAYKTGILPS encoded by the coding sequence ATGATAAAACCAATTAACGTTATGCTGGTTGAAGACAGTGCTCCCTATCGAAAAGCGATTGGCCACGCACTCAGAGTCGAGCCCGATGTGGAGCTCGTCAGCGAGTTTGGCACGGCAGAAATCGCTCTGCGCACCCTGCAAGACCTCTCAGGTCAAAGCGAGCCCGACGTCGTCCTGCTTGATTTAAACTTACCCGGTATGTCTGGACTGGAGGCCATTCCCTGGTTTAAGAAATATACACCCAAGACAGAAATCATTGTGCTCACACAGTCAGATAGAGAATCCGATGTGCTGGCCGCAGTCTCAGCGGGTGCCTCGGGTTATCTACTCAAATCAACGACACGTGACAACTTGGCAGACAGCATTCGAACAGTCGCCGGAGGTGGCGCGATACTGGACACCTCGGTCGCGCAATACTTGCTCCACACCATGCGACAGCAGCCTCCTCAACCAAGCACTGAAGAAGGCACACTGACAGAACGCGAGCTGGAGGTGTTGAAACTCATCGCGGACGGCCAATCAAAGAAAATGGTCGCGAACGAACTTGGCATTAGCGCTAAAACCGTAGCGATCCATGCCAGCCATATTTACGAAAAACTCAACGTCCCCAATGCTCCCGCCGCCGTATCAGAGGCCTATAAAACCGGCATTCTGCCTAGTTAG